One region of Haladaptatus cibarius D43 genomic DNA includes:
- the dps gene encoding DNA starvation/stationary phase protection protein Dps, producing the protein MSRPENRPERRSNRRENRADNQTARMFFTQNDVPDDDRRALVELLNQELADTTDLLTQTKYAHWNVKGMQFYQLHLLFDEFADVLFEHGDELGERVAALGGEARGTVRMSSANSRIPEIRTDVVISPQYVEALANNVSIHAANLRGGIDAAETHNDQDTADLLTELSREVDQYLWFLEAHLQREPIQPAAEERGGRSERETTQNHGERPQRYQQGTTPTRQQ; encoded by the coding sequence ATGAGCCGACCAGAAAACCGACCGGAGAGAAGATCGAATCGACGCGAGAATCGAGCAGACAACCAGACTGCCCGGATGTTTTTTACGCAGAACGACGTTCCCGACGACGACAGACGGGCACTCGTAGAACTACTGAATCAGGAACTCGCGGATACGACCGACTTGCTGACCCAGACGAAGTACGCACATTGGAACGTCAAGGGGATGCAGTTTTACCAACTGCATCTGCTGTTCGACGAGTTCGCAGACGTGCTGTTCGAACACGGCGACGAACTCGGCGAACGAGTGGCCGCACTCGGCGGCGAAGCGCGGGGAACGGTTCGGATGTCGTCCGCGAACTCCCGGATTCCCGAGATTCGAACCGACGTGGTCATCAGCCCGCAGTACGTCGAAGCGCTGGCCAACAACGTGTCGATTCACGCCGCGAACCTGCGTGGGGGCATCGACGCCGCGGAGACACACAACGACCAAGACACGGCCGACCTGCTCACGGAGTTATCCCGCGAAGTAGACCAGTACCTCTGGTTCCTCGAAGCGCACCTCCAGCGGGAGCCGATTCAACCCGCGGCCGAGGAGCGCGGCGGCAGGTCGGAAAGAGAGACGACACAGAACCACGGCGAACGACCGCAACGGTATCAACAGGGGACGACGCCGACGCGACAGCAGTGA
- a CDS encoding pyridoxamine 5'-phosphate oxidase family protein: MQGLRWVQMTDEAVNDFLGDGGTGVISFSTPADDPPFTLPVSYGYYEDTSSFYFRLAFPEGSGKEALLDDPISFVVHEKTDAGYRSVVASGQLELVDELPYDSAAAQRLWGVQIPVVDIFDQPPEDVPFRHFRLVPDELSGRKEVQSND; the protein is encoded by the coding sequence ATGCAGGGGCTTCGGTGGGTGCAGATGACGGACGAAGCGGTGAACGACTTTCTCGGCGACGGCGGCACGGGCGTCATCTCGTTTTCGACGCCCGCAGACGACCCGCCGTTTACGCTCCCGGTGTCGTATGGCTACTACGAGGACACGAGCAGTTTCTACTTCCGACTCGCGTTTCCGGAGGGAAGCGGGAAGGAAGCCCTGCTCGACGACCCGATTTCGTTTGTCGTCCACGAAAAAACGGACGCAGGCTATCGGAGCGTCGTGGCGAGTGGCCAACTCGAATTGGTAGACGAGTTGCCATACGACTCCGCCGCCGCACAGCGGCTATGGGGTGTTCAAATTCCGGTGGTGGATATATTCGACCAACCGCCGGAGGACGTTCCATTTCGGCATTTTCGACTCGTTCCGGACGAACTGAGTGGCCGGAAGGAAGTGCAGTCGAACGACTGA
- a CDS encoding putative RNA uridine N3 methyltransferase, which yields MTVNILVPSSLVREAEDKREATRKIGYVARAATIFRADNLIVFPDSEGERKWGGGFVETVLRYAATPPYLRKEAFGKQDELEYVGVLPPLRAPSQTGSESDDSGSLRQGIVTEVGPEGRVRVNCGLQHPISLVVPSQMTVGEGERVTVRISSRRPVRAKLVDAPQSGYTVMRMNLSAALDRDDAGVRIATSRFGESLSVARLDEIVAQTERDGMTVVFGSPGRGLPEILGVEPERISAVESGVPARFDLWLNTVPNQGSEVIRTEEAMFASLACLNLNSE from the coding sequence ATGACCGTCAATATACTCGTCCCGTCGTCCCTCGTCCGGGAAGCCGAAGACAAACGCGAGGCAACTCGCAAAATCGGCTACGTCGCCCGCGCGGCGACCATCTTCCGGGCAGATAACCTCATCGTCTTCCCCGATTCGGAAGGCGAGCGAAAATGGGGCGGCGGATTCGTCGAAACCGTACTCCGGTACGCCGCAACCCCGCCATACCTCCGAAAGGAGGCGTTCGGGAAGCAAGACGAGTTGGAGTATGTTGGCGTCCTACCGCCGCTCCGCGCACCATCGCAGACCGGCTCCGAATCCGACGATTCGGGGTCGTTAAGACAGGGAATCGTGACCGAGGTCGGACCTGAAGGGCGCGTCCGGGTCAATTGCGGATTGCAACACCCGATTTCGCTCGTCGTCCCGTCGCAAATGACGGTCGGCGAGGGGGAGCGCGTTACCGTCAGGATCTCTTCGAGAAGACCGGTTCGTGCGAAGCTCGTGGACGCCCCGCAGTCGGGCTACACAGTGATGCGCATGAACCTCTCGGCGGCCCTCGACCGCGACGATGCTGGCGTTCGAATCGCCACGTCTCGCTTCGGAGAATCGCTCTCCGTGGCGCGACTCGACGAAATCGTTGCGCAAACCGAACGCGACGGCATGACCGTCGTGTTCGGCTCGCCCGGTCGGGGACTGCCGGAGATACTCGGGGTTGAACCCGAGCGTATCTCCGCGGTCGAATCCGGCGTACCAGCCCGGTTCGACCTCTGGCTGAATACGGTTCCGAACCAAGGCAGCGAGGTCATACGAACTGAAGAAGCGATGTTCGCTTCCCTCGCCTGCCTCAACCTCAACAGCGAGTGA
- a CDS encoding 50S ribosomal protein L3 has translation MPQTSRPRKGSLGFGPRKRATSEVPRFNSWPDSDGQPSLQGFAGYKAGMTHVVMVNDEANSPREGMEETVPVTIVETPPMRAVALRAYEDTPYGKKPLTEVWGSEFHDELDRTLNVPENHDADSAEDELRTAIEAGDVADLRVITHTVPSELKNVPKKRPDVMETRIGGGSLTERADFALDVLEDGGEHDITDVFRAGEYLDIGGVTKGKGTQGPVKRWGVQKRKGKHARQGWRRRIGNLGPWNPSRVRSTVPQLGQMGYHQRTELNKRLISLGDDDEASVDGGFVNYGEVDGSYALIKGSVPGPNKRLVRFRPAIRPTDQPRLDPEVRYVSTESNQG, from the coding sequence ATGCCACAAACAAGCAGACCACGAAAAGGTTCGCTGGGCTTCGGCCCCCGTAAGCGTGCAACCAGCGAGGTTCCACGCTTCAACTCATGGCCCGACAGCGACGGTCAGCCGTCGCTCCAAGGCTTTGCGGGCTACAAGGCAGGAATGACCCACGTGGTGATGGTTAACGACGAAGCAAACTCCCCCCGCGAAGGGATGGAGGAAACCGTTCCCGTCACCATCGTCGAGACGCCCCCAATGCGGGCCGTCGCTCTCCGAGCCTACGAAGACACGCCATACGGGAAGAAGCCGCTGACGGAAGTGTGGGGAAGCGAGTTCCACGACGAACTCGACCGCACGCTCAACGTGCCGGAAAACCACGACGCCGACTCCGCGGAGGACGAACTCCGCACCGCCATCGAGGCAGGCGACGTGGCAGACCTCCGGGTCATCACCCACACCGTCCCAAGCGAGCTGAAGAACGTACCGAAGAAACGACCGGACGTCATGGAAACGCGCATCGGCGGCGGCTCCCTCACGGAGCGCGCCGACTTTGCGCTCGACGTACTCGAAGACGGCGGGGAACACGACATCACTGACGTGTTCCGCGCAGGCGAGTACCTCGACATCGGTGGCGTCACGAAAGGTAAAGGAACGCAGGGTCCCGTCAAACGATGGGGCGTCCAGAAGCGGAAGGGCAAACACGCCCGCCAAGGCTGGAGACGCCGCATCGGGAACCTCGGCCCGTGGAATCCGTCGCGCGTTCGCTCGACGGTTCCACAGCTGGGTCAGATGGGCTACCACCAGCGCACCGAACTTAACAAGCGCCTCATCTCCCTCGGCGACGACGACGAAGCCTCCGTCGACGGCGGATTCGTCAACTACGGCGAGGTCGATGGCTCGTACGCGCTCATCAAGGGTTCGGTTCCGGGGCCGAACAAGCGCCTCGTGCGCTTCCGCCCTGCGATTCGACCGACTGACCAACCGCGCCTCGACCCCGAGGTGCGCTACGTAAGCACGGAGTCTAACCAGGGATAA
- the rpl4p gene encoding 50S ribosomal protein L4 — protein sequence MQATVRDLNGEEADTVDLPDVFDTTVRTDLIKRAVLAAQANRKQDYGTDPHAGMRTSAESPGSGRGMAHVPRTNGKAARVPFTVGGRVAHPPKAEKDRTLSINKKERKQAIRGAIAATTDAERVSERGHRFDEDTELPLVVSDEFEDLVKTQEVVSFLEAVGIDADVTRAEENKTIRAGRGTTRGRKYKTPKSILFVTSEEPSRAARNLAGADVATAREVNAEDLAPGTQAGRLTVWTESALEEVADR from the coding sequence ATGCAGGCAACAGTACGTGACCTGAATGGCGAGGAAGCTGACACGGTTGACCTTCCGGACGTGTTCGACACGACTGTCCGGACGGATCTCATCAAGCGTGCAGTGCTCGCCGCACAGGCAAACCGGAAACAAGACTACGGCACCGACCCGCACGCCGGAATGCGGACCTCCGCCGAGTCGCCGGGCAGTGGCCGCGGTATGGCCCACGTCCCGCGAACGAACGGAAAGGCCGCTCGCGTTCCATTCACCGTGGGCGGGCGTGTCGCACACCCGCCAAAGGCGGAGAAAGACCGAACGCTCTCCATCAACAAGAAAGAGCGAAAGCAGGCAATCCGAGGCGCCATCGCGGCGACGACGGATGCAGAGCGCGTCTCCGAGCGCGGACACCGCTTCGACGAGGACACCGAACTGCCGCTCGTCGTGAGCGATGAGTTCGAAGACCTCGTCAAGACGCAGGAAGTCGTTTCCTTCCTCGAAGCGGTCGGCATTGATGCCGACGTCACGCGCGCGGAAGAAAACAAGACGATTCGCGCAGGGCGCGGGACGACCCGTGGCCGCAAGTACAAGACGCCGAAGTCGATTCTGTTCGTCACCAGCGAAGAACCATCGCGCGCGGCGCGCAACCTCGCTGGCGCTGACGTTGCGACGGCGCGTGAGGTCAACGCGGAAGACCTCGCACCCGGCACGCAAGCAGGACGACTCACCGTCTGGACGGAGAGCGCACTCGAAGAGGTGGCTGACCGATGA
- a CDS encoding 50S ribosomal protein L23, with amino-acid sequence MSVIEYPWVTEKAMNKMDFDNKLQFIVSLDATKPEIRDEVEERYEVTIEKINTQVTMKGKKKATVALSDDDDAQDVASRIGVF; translated from the coding sequence ATGAGCGTAATAGAGTATCCGTGGGTTACGGAGAAGGCGATGAACAAGATGGACTTCGACAACAAGCTCCAGTTTATCGTTTCGCTCGACGCCACGAAGCCAGAGATTCGAGACGAAGTCGAAGAGCGCTACGAAGTCACCATCGAGAAAATCAACACCCAAGTGACGATGAAAGGGAAAAAGAAGGCGACCGTCGCGCTGTCGGACGATGACGACGCGCAGGACGTCGCCTCCCGAATCGGGGTGTTCTGA
- a CDS encoding 50S ribosomal protein L2, with translation MGRRIQGQRRGRGGPTFRAPSHRYKAELSHKQNEDNDLVTGTVVGIEHDPARSAPVAAIEFDDGDQRLVLAPEGVGVGEEIQVGVSAEIKPGNTLPLAEIPEGVPVCNVERQPGDGGKFARASGVSADLITHDREAAVVELPSGEIKRLSPDCRATIGVVAGGGRTEKPMVKAGNKHHKMRARGTKWPNVRGVAMNAVDHPFGGGGRQHPGRPKSVSRDAPPGRKVGDIASKRTGRGGNK, from the coding sequence ATGGGACGAAGGATTCAGGGACAGCGACGTGGTCGCGGTGGACCGACTTTCCGCGCACCGTCGCACCGATACAAGGCTGAACTGAGCCACAAGCAGAACGAAGACAACGACTTGGTCACTGGCACGGTCGTCGGCATCGAACACGACCCTGCTCGCAGTGCCCCAGTCGCGGCCATCGAATTCGACGATGGCGACCAGCGACTCGTCCTCGCGCCGGAAGGCGTCGGAGTGGGCGAGGAGATTCAGGTCGGCGTCTCCGCCGAAATCAAGCCCGGCAACACGCTCCCGCTCGCCGAAATCCCGGAAGGGGTTCCGGTGTGCAACGTCGAGCGCCAGCCCGGTGACGGCGGAAAGTTCGCGCGCGCCTCCGGCGTCAGCGCGGATCTCATCACGCACGACCGAGAGGCCGCAGTCGTCGAACTCCCGAGCGGCGAAATCAAGCGCTTGTCGCCTGATTGCCGCGCCACCATCGGCGTCGTCGCCGGTGGCGGACGAACGGAGAAACCGATGGTCAAGGCCGGTAACAAACATCACAAAATGCGAGCACGCGGCACGAAGTGGCCGAACGTGCGTGGTGTGGCGATGAACGCCGTTGACCACCCATTCGGTGGCGGTGGCCGCCAGCACCCCGGCCGACCGAAAAGCGTTTCGCGGGATGCCCCGCCGGGACGAAAGGTCGGAGACATCGCGTCCAAACGAACCGGACGTGGAGGTAACAAATGA
- a CDS encoding 30S ribosomal protein S19 translates to MSGNEYRTGREGEFTYRGYDLDELQDMSLEEVAELLPARKRRSILRGLTVEQEKLLEKARNKTEEESANSPIRTHLRDMPVLPSFVDKTFAVYNGSEFERVRIEPEMLGHYLGEFQLTRNSVEHGQAGIGATRSSKFVPLK, encoded by the coding sequence ATGAGCGGAAACGAATACCGAACCGGACGCGAAGGTGAGTTCACCTATCGCGGCTACGACCTTGACGAACTGCAGGACATGAGCCTGGAGGAAGTCGCAGAACTGCTCCCCGCACGCAAGCGGCGAAGCATCCTTCGCGGGTTGACCGTCGAGCAGGAGAAATTGCTCGAAAAGGCCCGGAACAAAACCGAGGAAGAATCGGCAAACAGCCCGATTCGGACGCATCTGCGCGACATGCCGGTGCTTCCATCGTTCGTTGACAAGACGTTCGCCGTCTACAACGGCAGTGAGTTCGAACGTGTCCGCATCGAGCCGGAGATGTTGGGCCACTACCTCGGCGAGTTCCAGCTGACCCGCAATTCAGTTGAACACGGACAAGCAGGA